The genomic segment AATCATCTATTTTTAAATCACTAACATTGTTTATATTTAACTCCATGCATATCACTTCCTAATTAATATTTTTGCTTAATTAACAATGAGTATGTTGCAATACTTTGTATATGTCTGAAACTCTTGATTCATAAGTAACTAAATATACTTCTAAAGAAGTACAAAATTGCAGCATACATATTTATTTTTATTAATTAAAATATACCTAAGGCTCCTAAAATTGCTCCTGCAAGTATAAGCACAACCATTAATTTAATTGGAGATGTCCCTCTTCTTACCATTTTTAATACAATCAACGTTAATGCAAATGGTATTAACCCCGGCATTAATTTATCTAATAAATCTGTTTGCAAACTAAATTTAACTTCTCCCATATTAAAACTCAAATTAGTTTGTAAAGTAATAAATCTTCCAACTAGTCCTCCCATTACGAGAGTTCCAAGTACTGATGCAGTCTCAATTACTTTATTAATTTTCCCACCTTGTAATATTTGTTCTACTGCTTTCTTACCAAGATTGTATCCGCTCATCCATAAACTTAATGAAATACTAGTCATTATTGCATATTGTGCTATTAAAAATATAATTGGACCAAAAATATTCTTAGTATTTGTAATTCCTATACATATTGCAAGCAAAATAGGTGTAATAATTCCCTGTGTCAATGTATCACCAACACCTGCAAGGGGCCCCATTAATCCTGTTTTTATCGCATTAAAACCTTCATCATTAATTGGATTACCACCAGCCTTCTCCTCTTCCATGGCTATAGTAATACCATGTATAACTGATCCACAAATAGGTTCTGTATTAAAAAAAGCTAAATGCCTTTGTACTGCTGCCTTTTTATCTTCATTACTCTTATACAATTTTTTTATTACAGGTAACATGGAATGTGCAAAAGCCGTAGCTTGTAATCTTTCGTAATTATAATTTGATTGTGCGAAAAAAAACCATCTAATCCATGACTTTATTACATCTCTTTTATCTAAAACTTTAGTTTTATTATCATCAATTGATTTATTTTCAGGTATAATCTTTATATTTGACATGTATATTCCCCCCTTGTAAATTTTCTTCTATGCATTATTAGGTGATGAATTATTGCCTTTTATTGCAGTTACTGTTAATGCAATTACTAGTCCTATTATAGAAATGATAACTATATCAAGTTTAAAATATACTGACATTATAATCCCTAGTACAAAAAACGGCATTGTAAATGAGTTTCCTATTAGTTTTAAGTTCATTGCAATACCTAATGCTGGTAACATTGCTCCTATTACATTAAATACATGCAATACACTATCATTCATAACACTTAACATTCCAGACACTGCATCGGGACCGAAATATACTACTAATGCAGCTGGAATGAAGCTAAGTAAAAATAATACTATTTGCGGCGGTATTGTATTTATGAGACTGAGTGAATCTATATTCCCCTTTTCTACCTCTCTATCAGCCCAATGAACAAAAAATGAGTTAATTGTCATTTTTCCTATCCATAATACTGTAGCTATAGTTCCAAGTGGAACTGCAATTGCCATAGCAGTTGATACATCTAAGCCGGAAGTTATAGCCAATGCAGTACCTACATATCCTGCAAATGATGGATCACCCATTTGAGCTCCACCCGCTGATATAAATCCTAGATATATAACATTTATACCTGCACCTATTAATGCTCCCTCCAGAGGTTGTCCTAATATTATTCCTGTTATTAGTCCTGCTACTAAAGGCCTATTAAATGTAAAAAATCCAACATAAGTAAACCATGGACTCCATGAAATATAGTAAAATAACCCTATTAATACCGCTTGTAGAATCGTAACATGCATATAAATTCCTCCTAAATTATAATTTAATTACTAATCACTTCTATAATAATTTATCTAATGTTATTTGTTTTGCATCAGGGACAATTTGCATAAAAACCTTTACACCACATCTCATAAGTTCCCTAAACGATTCTCTTTCTTCATCAGAAACTGAAATATTTTTATATAGTTGTTTTCTTCCTTGTCGTGCTCCCATTCCTCCAAGATTTAACTCCTTAATTCCAATTCCTGCTTTTACAAGACCAAGGACAGTCATAGGAGCTTTAACTAAAATCAATATTCTCTCACCATCGTCATCTTTATTTAAAATTTTAACTGCATCATCTACTCCATATATCTCCACTTTAAGTGAACTAGGTGCTGCAGATTTTAGAACCATTTGCATAAATGAATCTTGTGCTACTGCATCATCTACTACTATAATTTTAGTTGCCTTTGTAATTTTGGACCATGCAGTTGCAACTTGACCATGTATTAGCCTATCATCAATTCTTGTAAGAACAATATTTAACATATATAATCTCTCCCTTTTTCCATTTATTTTAATAATGTATTTAATTCATTAAATAATTCTTTTACTCCCATAACCCCTGCTTCCATGCAATGCGCCGTCAATTCATCTAACTCATAAGATTCTCTCATAGTAATTGCTTCAAGTAACATAGGTAAATTAACACCTGTTATACATTTAAATTTAATATTACTTATTTTATTTGAATTTAAAGCAACAACATTATAAGGACTTCCACCTAACAGATCTGCCAGTACTAAAACACCTTCCCCGTTGTCTAACAATTTAATAGATTCTCTAACCTTGTCTCCTAATACTTCAATACTATCTCCATGTTCAAGTCCTAAAGTTAATATCTTATCTTGTTTTCCTACAATAAGCTCAGCACTTTTTAATATTTCTTCTGAAAATTTTCCGTGAGTGACGAGTAAAATTCCTATCATAAGATTCACCTCCTCTTGTTTTTCTTTATACCTTATATACAAGCAACTATCGTGCCAATAATTAACTTAAAGCGTCTCACTATATATAGCATAGTATTTGAACCATTCTGGACACTATGCTCTTGCACATTTTTTAGTTAATACAATATTTCTCATCATAAAAAAATTTATTTATTTGATAATTTAATATTTAAAAATCAGCATGTGTATTCAATGTGTATTTAATGTGTATTTAATGTGTATTTAATGTGTATTTAAAAAAGTCTAAATGCAAATACACATTTAGACTTTTTAGTATTACTATTATATTTTTATTAAGCTCAAGGGGCACCTCGTCCAGGAGTGTTACGGATGCTAGCTATCGGATAAATTACAGTAACTTTAACTTACTGTTAAACATCTTCTTCAATTTTAATATTGTTTAAATCAAAATTAATATCCACCATTTCAACTATATATGCTAGTTCACCATTAGGAATGTGTATTCCAAATACTTCTTCAACTATAATAAAATTATTTTTTACAACCTCAAAAAGTTGCTCTTTTGCAGCTTTAATTTGATGAAATTTTTTATACGGCAATGTCTCATTTCTTATAACTCTTTCAATCATACATGAACAATGAAATAAAAACTTAATATACATGGCATCATCAATGTCTTTGTTATAAATAGACGCTATATTTTTCAAAACTTCATCTAACGTTTTAGACGCTTTTTTAGCACTTAAAAAAGTTAATATTTCTTCTAGCATGCTCACAGCATAATCTCTACAATTTATATTTTCTGATTCAACTTCCATTGGTGGATTACTTATTTTTATACCGTCTCCAATTAATGAGCTTACGTTTTTTACACTTTCAACTAATATATCCATAGTTATATCAGGCATCATTGCCTTTCTAGCAGCCTCAATAACCATTGGAGTGCTAACCATTTTCAGCATTTGTGTTTTTATACCAGTTTTTTCTGCAATTATATCTGAAAATGTGGTTAGTGATCCCATGTCTACTAATAAAAGAACTCCTCCTTCACAATCGATTTCTTTAACCATATCTATAGCCTTGCTTAGGGCTATCTCCACCTTTTCTTCCAACGGCATATCCAATGCATGAATACAGTTGCAGCCTAAAAGTGCCTTTGCAACTTCTACCATATTAGTCGCAGTCCCATTCCCGTGAGCAATAACTAAAACTTGAATATTTCCACACGCTCTTTTTGTATTTACTGAATATAAAAACATAGTTATAAATGCTACTTCATCGTTAGGTACTTTAATTGAAAACTGTTTTTCAATTTTCAATTTTATTCTTTCAGCTATATTGTATTCATTTATATGCTCCTTATAAGAACTTTCTAAGTTTGGATAAATTGTTACATTTCCTGACTTTAAACGTTCTATAAGGGTTTCAATATGCAACGCCAGGCTATAAATTAACTTTGTATCTGTACTATTAGCAAAATAATCTTCATTTTCAAAAAATGATTCTTCTATAATATTAACGATTTCAGGCGTTACAATTTTTGATAAGACTTCTTTATTTATAGTTAAATTTTGAGACTTTTCTGATAGTGGTGAGTTATTAAAACGATCTCGAATTTGATTATTTATATTCTCCCTAATTTGGTTTACAGACAAGCCATCTTCATAAAACTTTTGTGCTCTTTCTAACATAACATCATAGAAATCTTCTTCAGTATCATATTTATCATAAAGCATTAAGCCATTTAAGCTATCATCAAATTCCTCATTGGAACTATTAAATGTTATGGACTCAAAGTCATTTAAATCAAAATATTTAAAAAGTTCTTGCCTTTTATCCTCTATTGTAAATAATCCTTCTTTAAAACGCTGTGAAAGCTGTGATAACTTAACGTGTACGTATTTTTGATCTTGTGTTATATATTCAACAAATGCATTGGCACAAATAAGCTGGATATCATTTTTCAGTTGGCCTATATTACCTGGGCATTTGTAAAGCAGCAGCACTTTTAAAACTTCTTTCGATACTTTTAATTGAGACTTAATTTTAAGACACTCGTTTTTAAAAAATTCATAAATAAGTTTCATTCTCTCTTTTAAGGAACGTTCATCTAAACTTGGTAGTTTAATAGTTACTGGAATTCTTCTTAAGAAAGTACTTAGTATAGTAGATTTAGGATCTTCAGTAGTAGCTGCTATAAACAATATATTAGCTCTTCTTGTATTTTCAGATTCTCCTAATCTACGATAGCTGCCCCTATCTATTAATGAAAATAACATTTCTTGCCCTTCTGGTGGTAAACGATGAACTTCATCTAAAAAGAGAATTCCGTTATTAGCTTCATCTATTAACCCTTTTTTTTCTTTATCTGCTCCTGTAAATGCACCCTTTGCATGTCCAAACAGATGTGATAATAATAATTGAGAATTTTCTGCATAATCTGCACAATTGAAAATAACATATGGTGCGTTAGTTTCGAGTGTCCCTACATTTATAGCATATCTATACATCATTTCTGCAAAAGTAGTTTTTCCAACTCCAGTAGGCCCAATTAATAATGTATGTAATCCACTAGTTGGATA from the Clostridium beijerinckii genome contains:
- a CDS encoding PTS system mannose/fructose/sorbose family transporter subunit IID; translated protein: MSNIKIIPENKSIDDNKTKVLDKRDVIKSWIRWFFFAQSNYNYERLQATAFAHSMLPVIKKLYKSNEDKKAAVQRHLAFFNTEPICGSVIHGITIAMEEEKAGGNPINDEGFNAIKTGLMGPLAGVGDTLTQGIITPILLAICIGITNTKNIFGPIIFLIAQYAIMTSISLSLWMSGYNLGKKAVEQILQGGKINKVIETASVLGTLVMGGLVGRFITLQTNLSFNMGEVKFSLQTDLLDKLMPGLIPFALTLIVLKMVRRGTSPIKLMVVLILAGAILGALGIF
- a CDS encoding PTS mannose/fructose/sorbose/N-acetylgalactosamine transporter subunit IIC, whose amino-acid sequence is MHVTILQAVLIGLFYYISWSPWFTYVGFFTFNRPLVAGLITGIILGQPLEGALIGAGINVIYLGFISAGGAQMGDPSFAGYVGTALAITSGLDVSTAMAIAVPLGTIATVLWIGKMTINSFFVHWADREVEKGNIDSLSLINTIPPQIVLFLLSFIPAALVVYFGPDAVSGMLSVMNDSVLHVFNVIGAMLPALGIAMNLKLIGNSFTMPFFVLGIIMSVYFKLDIVIISIIGLVIALTVTAIKGNNSSPNNA
- a CDS encoding PTS system mannose/fructose/N-acetylgalactosamine-transporter subunit IIB, with translation MLNIVLTRIDDRLIHGQVATAWSKITKATKIIVVDDAVAQDSFMQMVLKSAAPSSLKVEIYGVDDAVKILNKDDDGERILILVKAPMTVLGLVKAGIGIKELNLGGMGARQGRKQLYKNISVSDEERESFRELMRCGVKVFMQIVPDAKQITLDKLL
- a CDS encoding PTS sugar transporter subunit IIA, coding for MIGILLVTHGKFSEEILKSAELIVGKQDKILTLGLEHGDSIEVLGDKVRESIKLLDNGEGVLVLADLLGGSPYNVVALNSNKISNIKFKCITGVNLPMLLEAITMRESYELDELTAHCMEAGVMGVKELFNELNTLLK
- a CDS encoding sigma-54-dependent transcriptional regulator produces the protein MIIKPENNKLSRKDRVYGRLKQLTAETAFDNDLIEKIGFEASYIAEELKISRNNVSKELNCLVNEGKAVKILGKPVLYLDKDYLESTYKIKINEPIIKEYNFFRKIINKELNLESQSKNIMEVCNTNEINNNLGNTKNKTKDIFENIIGNKDSLKSQIKQAKAAILYPTSGLHTLLIGPTGVGKTTFAEMMYRYAINVGTLETNAPYVIFNCADYAENSQLLLSHLFGHAKGAFTGADKEKKGLIDEANNGILFLDEVHRLPPEGQEMLFSLIDRGSYRRLGESENTRRANILFIAATTEDPKSTILSTFLRRIPVTIKLPSLDERSLKERMKLIYEFFKNECLKIKSQLKVSKEVLKVLLLYKCPGNIGQLKNDIQLICANAFVEYITQDQKYVHVKLSQLSQRFKEGLFTIEDKRQELFKYFDLNDFESITFNSSNEEFDDSLNGLMLYDKYDTEEDFYDVMLERAQKFYEDGLSVNQIRENINNQIRDRFNNSPLSEKSQNLTINKEVLSKIVTPEIVNIIEESFFENEDYFANSTDTKLIYSLALHIETLIERLKSGNVTIYPNLESSYKEHINEYNIAERIKLKIEKQFSIKVPNDEVAFITMFLYSVNTKRACGNIQVLVIAHGNGTATNMVEVAKALLGCNCIHALDMPLEEKVEIALSKAIDMVKEIDCEGGVLLLVDMGSLTTFSDIIAEKTGIKTQMLKMVSTPMVIEAARKAMMPDITMDILVESVKNVSSLIGDGIKISNPPMEVESENINCRDYAVSMLEEILTFLSAKKASKTLDEVLKNIASIYNKDIDDAMYIKFLFHCSCMIERVIRNETLPYKKFHQIKAAKEQLFEVVKNNFIIVEEVFGIHIPNGELAYIVEMVDINFDLNNIKIEEDV